The sequence CAATTACAAAAAGAGTCCAAAAACGCAGTTGGTTACAGAATATAAGtgttaattatattttgaaagctAATTTGAGACCTAGGAACTGTAtgactgttttattattttaggtAAATATAAAACCACATACCATAGATTTCCGATAGAAATAAGGAGGTAGAAAAACGTATTATAGAACAAGGCATTTTTGAAATCTTGGTAACATTGGGAAACGAATGTTAGTATCTTCTAGTATGCTCCTTCATTACGATTGTATACCTCGATGAATGCTAGTTGGTTCATGCTAATATATTAAAGTTGAAAACACTGGTGAGTCAATTGAATAAGAAGACGgggctaaaaaaaaattgtaagttcaTATAGTATTTTAACATCCATGTGGTTAACTGTATCTTGTTTTGAAAGAACTGTTttgcatatacattttttttgtaaatgtttgtaatatatataaaaataagaaatatggtccgagtgccaatgagacaattttccatATAAGTCACGATgtgtaaaaaacaaaagatagcTGACAACACATAGTTGAAGCTCTATATAAGAAAGTCTGAATGAGTGGGGATGGGGATGGGAAGTTTatccttttttctgtttatgTATTTCTATGGCCATTCGTTtcaattctttatatatattttgtcaaatattgtCTATTCCCTAACCCTTATCCACACCCTCAATTATCTGTTTATCgttacaaattattttcaggGTAACACAAAAATCGTCTCCGTTGACAACAGAAAACTATTGTGTTACTAAATTAGACCCATACcgtattttttaattattcaattattttctctTCCTAAAtgcttaaattttatttttaataattttaggACTCCCGGAAATGAGCATGACATTTTAAGGTCGTAGGCATTTAGTTTCGTAGACTTGTTTACGTTGTTGTTGGcatgtttaatttcaatattaagcaGACGACAAAAcgataaatataaagaaaaccacaattatttcttgtatagtcaaacttttttcttctttttaatgaCACGTGTTTATACCTCATTACATGTACGttgtttttgaaatgaaattgtcATGTTTATTTCACAGGTTTCCAAATACAATGTGGCGGATTTCGACGGAATATTGGCAACTGGTGTTTCTCGTCATACAGATACTAGGTAAATTGATTTACAATTTATGGACTGAAACACTAGGTTTTAATAATTCtaatatgttaaatataattctGAAATAGATGATTACCTGTTGTAAAAACATTGACATATCGTTGTCATGTTGTCTTTTTAACTTGTAAAACTCAAACTTTCGTACATGCACATGACTGTATGTTCACACCAGCTTTTAGGGTTCATTTGTTTCATTCATGTCATTTAATAATGTTGCAGTTTCAGTAAGGATAAACAGTTTTGACATATTAATCTTATTtcaatctataattattttgatcattttctAAACATTAGATTTAGTGCCAGTTTCTTGATAGCGGAAGTGATTTCGAGCGATTTCCTtctatatatagttttatttcaTCTTTAAGAGAATAATGGAatgcttaaatatgaaatttaactgCAAAAATTAAAGAGTTGGATAAAAATATACTGATTACAGAAAAGaacaatgcaaaaaatattgttataaatcaagtaAATACAgaaaagtaattattttttaagataaaaaaaaaaatgagcgaaagaattaaagaatacagataTAAAGGTCCCCTACCCATACCCATTCGTACCCTTAGTACTGAACCTTTGCTTCATCAAAAGATACAAGGACTTGAAATATAGTCTAAGAGGGGATACATTGGGGATTATTCTTTCGATTGTGTTTGGACTCTTAAAAACCCTttttcgtcctgaatatgcatgaaatatttgaatgaatctgtttaatgttttaataaatcgCTATGATCTTCTTGGACAGTTTTATAAAGTCGCGTTTACTATCTGaattaataacaaaaactaaagattatcgggcaaaaaaaacaacaacaaaaacaacacatacacacaaaaaattgaCTGAATGGAATTCATTGTTTACAAATCATGCGTTTAAGATAGAgttaaagggaaaattcacgatttttaacttatgatttaaatattttcattatgacataatatatatattcacaaagttttatcgctatatgtgcattaataaaggagaaattcaataattaatgaaaaaaatatcaactacttcctgtaggtcgtgacgttttctcctgatttttgcatgccgggatttaaaatacaatcattaaaagtcttggtttttaatcatattttaacgtaatcgTAAGCGCGCCGATGACTTATGCTTTATCTAATAACCAAAcgataataagaagataaaacgcaCAGACGTTCAATTGTACTCATTCGTgatataaattttctatgttaaacgtatatattcgaATAGTTTTGgtagacaacacaaaaagttataaatttatttttaataaatgcattttcggactgataaggtgaacaaattaaagtacaataatctgtaaagacaatatgttggtttactcttattgaccttttactatctctgctaTGACTAGGTTTATACGATGTGTGTTTTCACGGTTCTGTGGTAATATtcgtagatggcttgttgaaaggtaaattgttatttgcacttcggtatttaaccacgcctctagggcacaccttgccaggtgtgactgtctattcggaTCAGTGGGAGCATttaatacacacattaaaaatacatattcaagttggtgacaaataaaaattggtcGCCatggaattatttaattatatttggtgctatcatttatttgaattcaaataagttaatttactaagaaatacacaattttcgaTAAAAGACGGGAAACTTAATTCATATGTCAGAATGAAATGATATACAAGTCTTGTCCTTGATTTATGtctcataaaaaaggggggactTAGAAATTAGAAATAGCATTactaaatcatttttatttgtctttattaggcGAAAAAATGTACGAGAACACttacatttaaacttttgaaagCCATGTATTAATTAATATCTGAAACTATCTGAAGATAACTCTACCGAAGCGGAATATAATATGtacgaataaagaaaaaatacttttgtactTAAGAGGTTTAAAAAGTTGACTGGAAATTTAAGGATCTTCATGGAATGGAATAgaaaaattacgaatagatATTCTTTTCAAGTGTAAAAAAACGTCAACCAAATTTATTCATAATCGGGACCGTCCTTATTaaaatctgagactactataataATCGTCGTCTCCCAacgtatatatatacttaaataactatttgacaaacgatgtttaaaattaaaagacaacgaatttaatgtTATCTTTCCCTACTTTTGAATGTtattataagtctgttcaacttgcaagaatacccctaaagcggacaaatatccgacaagcagtttattctttaatttgctgtcattgaatatcaagaaagaaaataaatcccgaaattgatACTCAATAGttttcctagaaaatattcacatcccttttgggattattagtgtacgtccagttgcatatattttacatgaatGTTGGAACAATTATGATGACGAATTTAGtcctttattcgagaacaatctaattgatatataaatctgtgagTTTACTATGTTCttaacttcgatgaaccaaagcaagttataaattgacctgtatttaaatcaaattgtttcttttttttcttcttcttctttttgtatacaatagtctatcaaATTCgttgattacatactgttggcatacgtggactagtctatttacaaaacttttaccacaaTTTACACAACATGTTATTTCTTTCtaatgttcaatgtatacatgtatacatattttaaattgcgctactgactatagttccgtaactttctaccCAGGCGTATGTATACACGAATCGTCGacaagtgcgcacatttttttaaatcaataattcTGGTATGTTCCAATTTGTCCTAAACTATTGCCCACTAgtatatataacattttcccaaattaatccttggaaaaatatgtaaatagatttgtatttcttcaaatatttttttttgtattattttttttttataaataatattctttacaccagaaatgttgCGTATGAGTTCAGTTATGACTAGTATATTAAATCACTTTCGGAAACGcaagacaaaaatgtatattatacatgcacctgatagttcaaaatggaaagttataagttacggtcgtgtacactgatcaatacctacagaggtgaaacgatgcatgaacttgcaagcccgCCGGACAGGAAATCGATTGAATACCTGCACGTGTCACCTTTCACCCCTTccaatacctttgggagtaatacctttagccacaCTTGTGATCAGATGAGGGAAGATccgaatttatttaaataaagtttattactttaaagaattatgaacgaattCGATTATCGAAAACAATTtccacggaacacttatttatgatttgaactttgactttttaactaattacaatattatcattttaaaaataacagactatatggttatttaaaaaaaataagaccattttccgtatcaagttagtcagtcagataaaacaaccgtacgattgacaaaatatcgacacgcaattacgactacatcgtttactgtagttttgttcctttgtggtttatagacatatcgggATTTGTTATCGGAGAAGGTGACAAGATGGCGGAGCGCAGAGAACTgatacttaaaattaaaaatcgatggtgatctcttatttAGCGGAATACaactttaatatctataaatttgagcatttttatacagaatggacataatatcaatttttgatttttttgcgaagtttccctttaaggattatcatttttttttaaatctaaatcaGAATCTgaaaaagttttgtttacataaaataGAGTTGTTCTCTCTATTCATGATagatttgttaattttattagtatttgtattaaaatgagaGTTATTGTTTTATCTTTGAAGGATAAAGACCCGAGGTCCATGCCACCGCTATGagcttcaaaataaatattaaacgtCACAtgcaaaataatacaaaatggcTCGGTAAAGTTAGACTTCGaccgttttaaaaaaaactcctAGACTAATGCCtgttataatataacaatgtttCACATCTCTgcaatatgataaaaaaaatgtttttgttggtttttcattttcaatcaaTATCAATGCCATACCATGATATGTAGTTTCTTAGATGTCtttgttatttaacttattggcttgctgtctcattgacgatTCCCCCCACGTTATCTCATTTATATTCATTCTTAGTGACTTTTGAAATCTTTTCATTGCCGAATAATCCTcgttaaataatgaaataataagagGTCAATGGACATGCAATCTAAAACTTGATACAAAAGAGACCAGCATGATAAATTGCATAGACCtgtctattgttgaaggctgtatgttGACCTCTGTAGATGTCTTGTGAAGATTTTGTGTGTAGTTCAGTTCTTTCTCGATCACTTTTAGCTCGATTCTCCCTTTATTTCGAAGAAAACGCACCTGTCACAACTTccgtgttgacaggctagtgatacaaTAGTTGAGGTACTAGGACTACTCGGCCACCGAGCACACCCTCCCCATCAAATTGTTTTTGCATCCGTATATATATCTTTTCCCTCTTTTCGATAAGAGGCGGTTCTAAGATTCAAGCTTAAGATTACTGTATCATTTCTGTGGATCTTTACTTAATATATTCGTTGTATTTGCATTTGACAATCGCTTCGTTTGATAACAACTatttgtcaattattttttttattaaaatacacAAAGACTTATATAGTGACACATTGATAAAAATcgtagattaaaaaaataagaagatagcCAATGAGCCAACTCTTTAACAGACATAATAACAAAGTTAACAACTATGGGTCGCCGTAttaccttcaacaataagcaaaacacATACAGCTATTATAACAATGgctaattttttttccatttggtGTAGTTTCAGGTTGTGTTGTCGAAGGACAATCTGCAGACGTTAACAAACCTGGAGTATGTCCCGAATCTTTAGAACCAACTAGTGAGTTTTGTGTTATTGAATGCAATAAAGACAGTGAGTGTCCAGGAGACCACAAATGTTGTCAATTGTTGTCATGTGGATCGATATGTACGTCACccatatttaaaacaacatcGTCAAATGAATCTGCAAGTAATCCGACATCTACCGAAGCTACCGATTGTAAAAACGAATGCGACACTAGTAGTGAATGTGCATCAATGTCGCTCTGCGTGAGACAAGGTTGTAAAAGAGTTTGTAAATCATTCAGCAGTAGGAAGGCAACGTCAGTACCAACGAAACCTGTTGTGACGTCAATTTTAAGAAGAGTAAGAAATTGTACGGATCAGTGTCTAAGAAATATTCACTGTGAAAAAGGGTTCGAATGTGTTTCAAAAGGATGTAGGAATGTTTGTGAACAGACAAGCATGaccaaaacaattcaaatatcaaatactaAGTCTACAACTGAAGACTGTAACGATAGATGTCTGAGTGATGTTCATTGCCCCCACAAACACACTTGCATTCAAGAAGGCTGTCGCAAAGTTTGTAGTGTTAAAACTGCACTAGTTCTTAATAATACAGAAAAGCAACCTGTAAGTCAGTTAGAAACGACAAAAGAAACCAAAAGTCGCTGCATTCGCTCGTGCTTTAAAGATGCTGACTGCCTTACGGGATCAAAATGTTATCAACAAGGGTGTAATACATTCTGTGGACACCAAAGAACGAGTCCTTGGACTAACGCTGACGCCTCAAGGAGTACTTCTTCAGCATTTAGTGAACAACCTTGGTTGAGTACGTCTTTGTCAGCTGGTTTTCAGGAAAAGCCAAAGTCTTCATTACTACCCAATGCTTGTCGTCTTGACTGTACGTATGATAGTGATTGCAGTCAGGGTTTGTACTGTAGGCGACGTAGCTGTAATCGATTATGCGAACCCGATGTAGACAGACAACTTTCAAAGCATACTATTATCCAAATACCCACCAATGTTCGATCCGATAGTACGTGCAAGGATGAATGCAATTTAGATGTAGACTGCAGTGCTGGGTTCGTTTGTAGACAGTTAGGATGTCGCAAAATTTGTAAGCAAGATGACTCAAGTACGAGAAAAATTATCAAGACGGATTCGCGCTTAACACTATGTCAAAATCAGTGTAACAGCGATTCAGATTGTTCATTTGGAATGGCGTGTCTTAAAAATGGATGTCAAAATGAATGTATTGAAAGATTTATAACAACTACTAATACCCCATTAGACTGTGTAAATGAATGTTTAAGCGATAGAGACTGTAACTTTGGGAATATTTGTATCAAGAATGGATGCAAAAACATTTGCCAAATTGCTCAATCATCGCAAAATGTACAAACAAGTCGCATAACTGGAAACAATAATTGTAATACTGAATGCGAAAGACATTCGGACTGTTCGTTAGGTCGAAACTGTGTGATAGACGGTTGCAGTAAAGTTTGTAGAGGTGATAGTCGTATATTGAACGAACATACAAACAGATCTCCGTCTAGTTCTGATTCGTGCACAGATATATGCACACGTGATAGTGATTGTAGCACAAATTCTTTCTGCACGCACAGAGGATGCAGACTAGTGTGCATTTCAAGAGAGAATTTTATGTCGCTCGCTCATCAGTCTCCATTGATTCGTACTGACAACCTTAGTCGAAGAGAACATATTCATGACAATATTCCTGcagaaatatcaaacattttggAAACGAGGCAAACAGGAACACGCTGTTTAAATGAATGCTTCCGTAATTCACAATGTCCGCGCCATAGCACGTGTGTTCAAAATGGCTGCAACAGGTCATGTGAAGATCAAACATTAGGTCGATTCAACGGATGACCCAAATATTGTAATATGTCAATTATGAAATGTTaatgtcaatttatttatttgcttatttgtaatgttattatttaaataaacatgtgaTACTATATTATTCTGTTTAAATATATGGATACTAATatcaatatgaataaaaatattatcgAGAATTAGAGAATTAGACAGGTATGAAAAATTTGTCACTAAGGAGAACAAACATTTATCTTAGGGCCAATATTTgctatatatatgcattttttttacaaaattaagttCAAACTCAGCGAGACAAAACAACCGTACACATTAGTGGCTGTTCTGTTTGTGTTATTTATCTACTAGTGCATTCCTTATGACTTTAAGTCGATACCTTTGCTGATAGCCCTTCCGTAAAAGTACACTTGtgttatttaataataattaaaaccCAATTATTCAGAGAACAAAATAACAGGCAAAAATATAAcgaaatatttaacattttagtaGTTTCTcatcaataatttataaaattgatgttGAAAGAcattcaattgttctctgaacaattggtttttattttctattgggattttttaacattcagattaataacatttaaagtTGAAagtgttaaggtggtacccaacaccttgactaaattaatttggctcgtttaatttcataatttttttacaaaatatttactttgaccctttgacaaaaatataaaagtttcaaaaaatttgaaccaaccatttcaTCAGAATAGTATAGGGGCAAAATATTTCGCCGAAGAACATGTTACCTTTTTATCCCTAAGAGAGCTGATGGAAAGTTTTTTTCAGGGCAGAGAGTGTGGCATTCGACACAGACATTGATTCGAGTTTTATAACATCTCAATTCCGTAGAAACTACCAGAAGATTTCATAAGTAAGGTTCCACTGACTGCTTAAGAGGGGAcccgctccggtcatgcttcagtgatttactatataatcaacaaaaaaaatccaagaaAAGGGGGTCGCCTTTGTACTTGTTTCTATCCAAGACAAAGATCACTACATGTATCAGCGTCTCTTCCCAAGGATCATATTAGAACAAGTGCATGCGTCCTATTCTGACCGGACGTAACAGCttgtgtatttatacatccagAACATTAATTTTACTTATTGTATCGTGTGCATTACAGGATCgtgttaaaaattattattttaacatattacGGATATggtatatttgatttattgctTAAAAGTGTAATGAAAACCCAAAATGCACGATTCTAACATGTCCATGTACATTTCTCCAATCCAATTCTACAAAAGATATATAACAATGCCATGCAAACTGTATGTGCTCGGTATGATGTGaagtttaaaatatgatatctGTCAAATTTAGTCTTTGACCCGGATTTCGAGGGTTCGCTGAACATTAAAATGGGGAACATAAAGCAGAGAATCGTGTCTTctaacaatatattttgttcataGCTATTTTTCCCTTTTGGGGGAGAAATACGCATAGCagacagaaaaatatcaacACGTATATGCATTTCTGGAATAGCTTTTCTTCCGCAAGCTTGCAGGGgcattcgaaaaaaaatatttcgatgTTAAATTAATCCGGGAAAATCTTGGCCAACAAATATAACAGGTCAATTaataataagatgtggtatgattgacaataagataaatctccacaagagagcaaaatgacacagaaattaacaactaaaggtgaaagtacggtcttcaacaataaacaaagcccataccgcatagtcagctataaaagaccccgaaaaaacaaattgaaattattcaatcgAGAAGGCTAACGGCctacaaaataatgaatgatgagcaaatatgttacacagcaacaaacgacaaccactgaattacaggctcctgacctgggacaggcacatacatacataatgtggcggggttaaacatgttagtgggatcccaaccctcccctaatcTGAAACAGTGAACTAACAGTACATGAGAACGAACAATAGAAATCAGTTAAATATGCTAATCttatcagatggatacaaatagaaaaagtataacaaaatcaTAGAGTAATCGTGACCGGGTCCTTGTACATCCGAACAACAAAACGACACTAATTACAGATATAAGAGTACTCGCAggtactgacagctagttcaaagccaataacaactcataaaaaatgcatctaagactaaatgtCTTTTgcagaatattaaaaaagaaatgtacaaGAATCATGCTTTGAGGGTCATTCATTTCGCTTGTAAAGTATCAATCAAAGATTTAATACAAGTAAAatgcatgttaaaaaaataattctaaccACATTCCTGGGAAACACATGGTACAGTAAGGACCCTCCAAAACACGATATAGTACGTAAATATTAATATCTTTCTCAAATATGAGAAAAAgaacttaattttattttatgcatttaaaaagtttttacaAAGATATTGCTGTATacttaaacaaatcaaaaccaaatagTAAACTTATGAACATGTTAACAAagtcattcttaattttatgataaataaactTCTTGAAACTGTGTGACGACAGAAAAGAGAAGggatataatttttaaaaataataatttaagcGAAATGACGCAAGGACTGAAGAAAAtgatttgtgaaataaagattgttcataaaaatatcaaaattttagaataTGTAGAAAACGAATCTGTGAATAATCacatgaattgaaaaaaaattctttttaattttgtttgttgaaaaaatataaaatgcttTTTCAAACCCCACGGTTGACTTTCCATACTATAGATATATTTACTTTGTTAAGCTTTGAAAATCGAATATATAATTGTATCCATCGCTAACACTCATCATCAAATTCAAATCTACCGGACCAGGCCTTATAGAATATCCTACAAATCTGACATGgcttaaaataagaagatgaagtatgagtgcaaatgagacaactctccatccaagtcacaatttatgaaagtaaaccatgttaggtcaaagtacgatcttcaacacggagccttgtctcacatcgaacagcaagctataaggggcaccgaaaattactagtgtaaaaccattcaaacgggaaagcCAAAGGtccaatctatataaaatacgACAACCGACAAACACTTATGAACTACATCATCACACGACAATTACTGAAGATGTTCATTAGTTGTCGttgcatgaattatttcttaaattgatCATACCTGTAGGTATACTTCAGTCATCTTCTGCTATATGTCAGATGATTTGATTGGTTATCTATATCAACTAAGACGTCATCTATTGCTCTATCAATAAATAtgagaataagaagatgtggaattattgcc is a genomic window of Mytilus trossulus isolate FHL-02 chromosome 1, PNRI_Mtr1.1.1.hap1, whole genome shotgun sequence containing:
- the LOC134718733 gene encoding keratin-associated protein 10-4-like, which produces MWRISTEYWQLVFLVIQILVSGCVVEGQSADVNKPGVCPESLEPTSEFCVIECNKDSECPGDHKCCQLLSCGSICTSPIFKTTSSNESASNPTSTEATDCKNECDTSSECASMSLCVRQGCKRVCKSFSSRKATSVPTKPVVTSILRRVRNCTDQCLRNIHCEKGFECVSKGCRNVCEQTSMTKTIQISNTKSTTEDCNDRCLSDVHCPHKHTCIQEGCRKVCSVKTALVLNNTEKQPVSQLETTKETKSRCIRSCFKDADCLTGSKCYQQGCNTFCGHQRTSPWTNADASRSTSSAFSEQPWLSTSLSAGFQEKPKSSLLPNACRLDCTYDSDCSQGLYCRRRSCNRLCEPDVDRQLSKHTIIQIPTNVRSDSTCKDECNLDVDCSAGFVCRQLGCRKICKQDDSSTRKIIKTDSRLTLCQNQCNSDSDCSFGMACLKNGCQNECIERFITTTNTPLDCVNECLSDRDCNFGNICIKNGCKNICQIAQSSQNVQTSRITGNNNCNTECERHSDCSLGRNCVIDGCSKVCRGDSRILNEHTNRSPSSSDSCTDICTRDSDCSTNSFCTHRGCRLVCISRENFMSLAHQSPLIRTDNLSRREHIHDNIPAEISNILETRQTGTRCLNECFRNSQCPRHSTCVQNGCNRSCEDQTLGRFNG